In Amycolatopsis sp. FBCC-B4732, the genomic stretch TGGCCGTCCCCGACGGCGGCCAGCAGCGCCAAGGCCCGGCCGGCGATCCCGGCTTGGGCGTCGGCCGCGGGCTCGTCGCTGACGATCGAGTCGATGACGGTGTCCCGCAGCCCGGTGAGCGGGGCCGGGTCGCGCTCGCCCTCGGGCTGTGCCAGCAACAGCAGCACGGCGCCGGTCGTCGACGCCTCGATGGCCCGGGCGGCCGTCTCGACCGGAACGCGCAGCCGCCCCTGCTCGCGGGCCCGCTCGAGCATCCGGCGCAGGATCTCGCGGTTCTCGCGGGCGGCGGCCGGCCGGTGGCCGGGGCGGAGGTTGCCGTACATCAGGGCGTAGAACGCGGGGTTGCGCAGCCCGAACTCGACGTGGATGTTCCAGCCGCCCCGGAGGTCTTCGATCGCGTCCTCGCTCGGTTCCAGTGCGCGCTTTTCGGCCAGGTAGCTCTCGAACCCGTAGCTGACGAGGGCGTCGAGCAGCCCGTCCTTGTCGCCGAAAAAGCGGTAGAGCGCCGGAGTCTGCACCCCGGCGGCGGTCGCGACGGCCCGCGTCGAGATGCCGGCCGGGCCGTGCTCGGTCAGCAGCTCGGCGGCCGCCTTCAGGATCGCCCGCTGCTGGTCGCGTCGTTCCGCGCCCGTCTCGGGCAGGTCGGGATCGGTGCGCATGTGCCGATGTTAACAGGATTTCGATGACGTTGACA encodes the following:
- a CDS encoding TetR/AcrR family transcriptional regulator; protein product: MRTDPDLPETGAERRDQQRAILKAAAELLTEHGPAGISTRAVATAAGVQTPALYRFFGDKDGLLDALVSYGFESYLAEKRALEPSEDAIEDLRGGWNIHVEFGLRNPAFYALMYGNLRPGHRPAAARENREILRRMLERAREQGRLRVPVETAARAIEASTTGAVLLLLAQPEGERDPAPLTGLRDTVIDSIVSDEPAADAQAGIAGRALALLAAVGDGQDSDPLVAAGFRATEAALFREWLGILGR